AGTATACAGATGGGGAGGTCGCTAAGGTTGGGAAAGTCTTAGATGATTATCCAGAAATTGAAAGCTATCTTGGGGCTGCTGGCTTTGGTTTTGATGGTAATGCTTACAATAAATATGCTTTCTTTGTCAAGCTAACAGACTGGTCGCAACGTACTCAAAAGAGTCAGTCAGTCTTTAGCCTAATACAAACAATCAATAAAAGACTGAGAACAGAAATAACTGGATCCATTGCGATCGTCACCAATATTCCTCCGATTGATGGAGTTGGAGCCACAGGTGGCTTGGAGTTTCAATTGCAAAATCGTGGAGGGTTGCCTTCGGAAGCACTGTGGAAAAATGCTCAGGCAATGATTGTGACAGCGAATGAACGACCTGAGCTAGAAGGAGTACGGACTACTTTCACGCCTGGAGTCCCACAAATCGCAATTCAGATCGATCGTAATCAAACTAAGGCACTGGGTATCGACATCAATGAGGCTTTTGGAACTTTACAAACTTACTTAGGGGGCCGCTATATTAATGATTTTATTCTTGATGGTGATCAGTATCGAGTCTATGCACAAGCTGATGTAGCCTTTCGCAGCACTCCAGAAGACATTAATTCCTTCTATGTGCGATCGCGATCGGGAAGTCTAGTTCCATTAGGTAAGTTGGTCACATTCCAAGAGTTTATTGCGCCACCGATTATTACCCGCTACAACGTCTATGATTCAATCAAAATTCAAGCAGTTCCAGCACCGGGATTTAGCTCTGGACAAGGAATTGCTGCTATAGAATCAGTCGCAAAAGAAGTTTTAGATCCAGGTTTTGGTTATGAGTGGACGGGGTTGAGCCTAGAAGAAATTTCAGCAGGAGGAGCGACTGGGGCTATTTTTGGACTAGCGATCGTCCTAGTCTTTCTGGTCATGGCAGCTCAATATGGTAGCTACATTGACCCTCTTATTATTCTCTTGACAGTTCCTTTAGCAATTTTAGGCGCCATGGGAGCTATTTGGATTCGCGCTAATCTCTTTCAAGTGGGAAGTGTTTTCCCTGTGATTAACAATGATATTTATGCTCAAGTAGGACTGCTTATGCTGATTGGCATGGCTAGTAAAAATGCCATTTTGATTGTGGAGCAGGCTAATGAGTTTCTTCGTCAAGGGATGGATATTGGAAAAGCAGCAGTGGAAGCAGCAAAATCTCGTTTTCAGCCTATCTTGATGACTGCCTCCTCTGGTTTAGTTGGCTATATCCCGTTGATGACAGCCGCAGGTGCAGGCGCAATTAGCCGCTGGTCAATTGGGACAGTCAGCTTTGGTGGTTACCTAGTCGCAACAGTTTTAAGCTTAGGCATCGCGCCAATTATTTACATTATTATCAAGACCTTAGAGAAAGAGTTTTTACTAGACTCAAAACCTAAGAATCAGCCTAGATAAAGTATCTATTTTACTCCAGATATTGCAAGAGTTGACTGTCAAGAAAATTAACTAGAGTACTTGAAAGGTGTATTTATATGAGGCGGCTTCATCATGAACTATCGATCGATCATTTTTTCAGCATTCATGACATCTATTCTTGGAGCTATTGCAGGTTTTTCTTTCACCTATATTGGTCAGCCAGACTTGGAACTAAGGCGCTATCAGAGTGAGTTTTACCAGACTCTTTATCATCGCTATCCTCTTCTTGGAGCTGGGCTGGGATTTATGGTTGGTGCTGGCTTTGCAACTGTCAGCCAAGCAAATAAAAGACGTAGCTAGATTCAATATTAGATCCTGAAACTCTAGAATCCAAGCTTAATGAGTCGAGCTAAAATAAAGTTGCCAATCTTGAGGCCGTAGGGAGTGATCCACCAAGATAAAGGCAAGAAACCTGTTGGAGATGAGGAATCAACTTGCCAATCTTGATGAAAGATGAACTCACCCTTTTGGCGCCAACCAATACGGTCAAAGAACTGAAACATTAAATCTTGATCTTGGGCAATGAGTGTGTTGAGACTACCTCCAAGGTCACGATAGCTCTGTAGCTGGACACTAAATCCAAATTTGCCATTACTATACTTTTGCCAAAGCCTATCAGTAATTCTTAGAGGCCCAAGAGGATATTTTTCAATGTCTTCAGGAGAAATAGTGTCTGAATTTTTGTTGATAATATTCATTAATATTTTTGCAGTTTCTTGGTCTGCCTCTTTAAACTCTCTTCTCTTGAGAAAATTCTGAAGTCTTTGAAAAGTGTCAATATCAGAAATCATTAGTAAATCATCTTGTAGATTCTCGATTGAAGCTTCTAGATGAGAGAGGACAGACTGTTCTTGTTGAACTTCTTGCTGAAGTTCTTGAATAGATCGTGTTATCGATTTAAGATAATTTAGCTGCTCTTTAATGCTGTTGACAGCCTGTTCAAGCCTTTCAATTCTGCTTGATAGTTGATTGTAACTATTAATTCTCGCCTCAAGAGCTGCTAGACGTTGATCTAAATCACGATCGCTCTTGTCATCCATAGTATTTACCTGCTAGAAATTCATAGCCATACTAGCGGATAGAGGTATTGCTATGACCTTTAGGGAACTTGGATTAAAGAGTTTCTAAAGAAACAGATGTCTATGTTCAATGTCTAGGATGTCACTTTTCAAGTGATTTAACGGTAAGAGTCGCTTTTAAGATGAAAGCTATAGTCTGAAATTAAAGGCTTTAACGCCCGAAGGATATCACTACGATACCGTAGAAGCTTAAATCAGTTGAAGTTTATCTTGAAAGAGCAAAAACTATGACTATAGTTTAGAAGGAGTTGTCAGTTCTTATTTTAGATGTTTTAGATTTGCAGAGTTTGCTTTTGCTCTCCTGAGAGTTCAGGAACAAGGAGTTAGGAGTAATGAAAAATTCTAAATCTCTTTTATCTCAGCACTCTTTCCCTTTTCTGCTTGGTGTGGTTCTTGCTCTGCCGATCTTTAGTACATCCTGTCGGCCAGTGCTTGAGGCCGATGCTCAAACTCCAAGTATTGCTACAGAGATAATTACTTTACAGACAAATCTCACTAAAAATAGTACTGAGTTTGTGGGTAGCTTAGAAGCGGCTCAGATTGCCGAAGTTCGACCTGAGATTCAGGGGCGAGTTGAGCGTATTATTGTTTCACCAGGGCAAAGTGTAGATGTTGGGAGATCGCTGCTAGTTTTGAAAGCAGACGAAACACTTCCTCAGTTGCAAGGGTCCTTAGCTGCTCTTGATGTGGCTATTGGTGGTCGAGAAAATGCTCTAAAAGCCCTAGATATTGCAAGAGCACAGCGAGATACTGCTCGCTCTGATTTGAATCTCAAAATTATTAATACTAAACGGGTTCAGCAACTGGTTGCAGATGGAGCACTTGCGCAAATTTATTTAGATGAAGTGTTAGCTAAACAAGATGCGGCTCGTAACAGCCTAAAAGCAGCTGAAGAGCAGGTTGCCGCAGCACAAGTCGCTATTACACAAGCTGATGCAAAAATTCGAGAGGCTCGTGCTCAGGCACAATCTTCTGGAGTCAGTCTTGGTTTTAAGAACGTCGTTGCTCCAATTGCTGGAGTAGTTGATGACATTCTAGTAAAAGTAGGAGATTACGTCACTACAGGTCAACCAGTCACTCGGATAACGCAGACAGATATGTTTTATCTGAATATTGAAGTACCTGCTGAAAAGGCCAATCAACTGAAGATAGGATTAGCAGTAGAGTTGCTAGATCCTAGTAATGGACAGCAGTTGGCAACAGGTAGCTTAGTCTTTATTTCTCCAACGGTTAAATTTAATGCTCAAGGTATTTTAACAAAAGCTCAGTTTCAAAATGTTAATAGTAAGCTGAGAGATGGTCAATTTGTTGCTGCGCGTTTGATCTGGGGAGTTCAACCTGGTATCTTGGTGCCGACAGGAGCAATTTCCCGAATTAGTGGTAAGAGCTTCGTATTCGTAGTTGATAAAAAGCCTAATCAAAAAGGCCAGCCAGTTGTCCGATTACAGCCTGTTGAACTAGGTCCAATTCAGGGCAATCAATATCAAATCAAATCTGGCCTTAAAACGGGCGATCGCATTGCAGTAACAAATGTTTTGAGACTGAGAGATGGTGCGGTAATCCAATCCCACAATTAACAGTTGTTGCGATATAACACTGTTTAGTAGTGGGACTAAAGCTGTTAAAATAAGTAAATTAATTAAGTTTACTTCCCGAAAGAATTTATTGATTGACCTTTCGCCATTTTTTATGCGTAGATTCTATATACTCTCAACACGTGTTGAGGGACTCTGCTGCACTTAATAACTTATGAATTATCACTCTGCCTGCAGCAGATTTATAGGACTGGATCGCTAGCCCCAAAGCGAAGGCGCAGCAGGGATAACGTCAAAACAACTAAAAAGAGCGCTAGACCCACGGTGCAGGCATAACTCACTTCCAGCTTTTGAAAGGCCTGTTGGTAGACGTAATAGACAACCGTTTTGGAACTATTCAGTGGGCCACCTTGGGTCATGATGAAGACTTCTTCAAAGACCTTAGTGGCAGAAATTGCCGAAATCACTGCCACTAAGACCAAGTAGGGGCGCATCAGCGGCAGCGTGATATCCCAATGGCGACGCCAACCATCCGAGCCATCCAAAGCAGCGGCTTCGTAGAGTTCGCCGGGGATCCCTTGCAGTCCTGCCAGATAGATCACCATGTAATAGCCCAGACCTTTCCAGACGGTGACTGCCATAACGCTGAAGAGGGCTAGCGCTGGACTCGTCAGCCAAGGAATCGGTTGGAATCGTTCACCAAACACCAGTTGCCCTAGTTGGTTGAGTAGCCCTGTTTCGGCATAGAGCCACCGCCAAGCAATTCCCGCCACCACGATCGAGACGATCACGGGGGTGTAGTAGGCCAAGCGAAAGAGGGTAATGCCGCGCAGTGGGCGATTGACCAAGATCGCCAGTCCCAAGGGCAGAAAGACCAGCAGCGGCACAACACCAATGAGATAGATAAACGTGTTGCCAAGGGTTTTCCAGAAGACGGCATCGTTGATCAGTCGCTGGAAATTTTCTAGGCCGACCCACTGGGGCGATCGCGTCAAGTTGTAGTCGAAGCGGGTGAAGCTGAAATAAAAAGCCTGCAGCGCTGGCCAAAATACTGTCAGACCCAAAATTGTCAGCGCCGGTGCCAAGAACAGATAGGGAGACAGGCGATCGCGCAATGCAGTCATGGACACCTCTGGCACAGACAACCGAGGGCGAAGGCCCCGAAGGTAAAATACTGGTTTCCCCGCTCGGCGTCAGCTTGCCATGTCCGTTCAAATCCCTGTTGCTCTGCCGCAAAACGCCTACGAGATTGCGATCGCTCACGGGGGACTGGCAGCAGCGGGCAGTTGGCTGCAACAAGCAGGTCTGAAGGCTGGCACCAAACTTCTGGTCGTCACCAACCCCGCGATCGGGCGGCGCTATGGCGATCGCCTCGTAGCAGCACTGAAAGAAGCAGGCTTTATCGTCAACTGCCTCACCCTACCGGCTGGCGAGCGCTACAAAACGCCAGCAACGGTTCAACGCATCTATGACAAAGCCCTAGAACTCCGGCTGGAGCGCCGTTCGGCTTTGGTCGCCTTAGGTGGCGGCGTGATTGGCGACATGACCGGATTTGCAGCGGCAACCTGGCTGCGCGGGATTAGCTTTGTGCAGATTCCAACTTCACTGCTGGCGATGGTTGATGCTTCGATTGGTGGTAAAACCGGCGTCAATCATCCCCGTGGCAAGAACCTGATCGGGGCGTTTCATCAACCCAAGCTGGTGTTGATCGATCCAGAAACGCTACAGACCCTGCCCGTACGGGAGTTCCGTGCCGGCATGGCTGAGGTGATTAAGTACGGTGTGATCTGGGATCGGGATCTGTTTGAACGGTTGGAAGCGAGCCCCCGTCTCGATCGCCCGCGATCACTACCGGCTGATTTGCTGACCCTAATCTTGGAGCGCTCCTGTCGTGCCAAAGCAGAAGTGGTTGCGAAGGATGAGAAAGAGTCAGGTTTGCGGGCCATCCTCAACTACGGCCATACGATTGGCCACGCAGTCGAAAGTCTGACGGGCTATCGCGTCGTTAACCATGGCGAAGCTGTGGCGATCGGTATGGTTGCTGCAGGACGGCTGGCTGTGGCGCTAGGGCTCTGGAATCAAGAGGAATGCGATCGCCAAGAAGCCGTGATTGCTAAAGCAGGCTTGCCGACCCGATTACCTGAGGGCTTGGATCAAGCGGCGATCGTTGATGCTTTGCAACTCGACAAAAAAGTGCAGGCAGGCAAGGTACGGTTCATTCTGCCGACGACGCTCGGTCACGTCACGATTACCGATCAAGTCCCTAGCCAAACCCTGCAAGAGGTTCTGCAGGCGATCGCTTAATTGTCCCTGAATGCGGGTCTGAGCCGAAGGCTATGCCAGACTGATTCAGGCTAATTCCTGCCCCTCAACAGACTCAAGCGAACCTACTGTGACCACTGATTTACTCTGCCTGCTGATTCTGGCGCTGTGGACCCTACCGCTGAACCACATCCCTGCTATTGGACGAGCCAGCAAAGCCGGTCTGGATTGGGCGTTGAGCAATCGCGATCGCCAGCCAGAAGTGCCGGAGTGGGTCGGTCGTGCCGATCGCGCTCAACGCAATCATCTCGACAATCTGGCGATGATCGCTAGCGTGATTTTGATTGCCCAGATCAGTGGCAAAGCCGATGGCACCACTGCGATCGCCTCGATTGTGCTGCTGTTGGCCCGCATCGCCCACAGCCTTACCTATTTGGCCGGATTGGGCTTGCCGCGATCGCTCAGTTACCTCGTCTCTGTCGCTGCATTATTAGTGATTGTTTGGCGTCTGTTTGCCTGAGTTAGTAGGCACAAACTTCGAAGTCATCGCCAACCCAACAAGCGCGATCGCGGTTAGAACGCTCGGTGATGCCCCAGCGCGAATTGATGCCCTCTGGTGTCAGTCCTCGCACTTCAGCAACTCCTGGCGACACAATCGTGACGGTAATCACAGAGCGACCGGCAATCCAATTGGACTGCAGCGAGGTTACTGTAAAGCTGCCATTGCTGCCAAATTGCTTGAAATCGCAGGCACCGTTAAACGTGGTGCGACCGGCTTCTTTAATGACACAGCGAGCCGGTGTTGCTAATCCAGGCAGAGCGAAGGCTGTTGCTAGCCCGAGTCCCAAGAGGCTACTGGTCATCCATTGCATCAACAAGTTTGACTTTTGCATCTTGGTTACTGGGTAGAACGCCTCTGGACTAGATTGCCCAGAAAGGTTCTGCGATCGCAAGCCATGATTCAGAACTTGAGAAATGTCAGCAATCGATTGTAGGCAAGACTAACTCTAATGCAATCAATTCTCTTGTCCCGAGAGATTCAATAGAGAAACAGATGTCACTGGTTAGGCAACATCTGTTCTTACAAAAATATTCAGTTAGAACCGATTAGCTCTAGCGAGTTCCGAGTTGTAGCGATCCATTGCTATTTTGATAGGCGCACATTTGTTGCTTGGTGACTCGATCAACCCAACAGCGAACAGGCTTTCCTTTTTGATTGGCCTCAGCAGCTTCCGGCAAGCTCAGCAGCATTGAGGTCGTGCTGAACAGAGCGATCGCTGTTAAGAGTGCAGCAGTGAACGAACGGTTATTGATGGAAGTCATGGTTCAGAACAGAATCACTGACTTCTTTACGATCGCTCTGAGTTAAGAGACTCCTCGTGATCTAATCGTGTTTGAGTGTGTGAGATTGATCACACATTGCAGACGAAATTGATTAATGCGCGATCGCTATTCGATAAAGACTGAATGGGTTGAGTGAGTGCGGCTCCAAGCCCAGCGTTCATGCTCAGCGAGATCCGTGCCGGGACGACTCCAGCGGCGATCGGTATGGCTGAGATCCACACCCGTAAAGTTCACGTCGTAGATGAAGGCATGACTGAGGTCAGCTTCATGCAGATCGGCAGCCGTGAAGTCAGTCCGATAGAGAATGGCGCGCACCAAATCAGCTTGCTGCAAGCAGGCTTGCCGGCAATTAGCCTCGGCCAAAATGCTGTCGTTAAGCATTGCCCGCCGTAAATTTGCACCCACGAGTTGCGATCGACAGAGATCAGCGCGCAGCA
The sequence above is a segment of the Synechococcus elongatus PCC 11801 genome. Coding sequences within it:
- a CDS encoding GUN4 domain-containing protein, producing the protein MDDKSDRDLDQRLAALEARINSYNQLSSRIERLEQAVNSIKEQLNYLKSITRSIQELQQEVQQEQSVLSHLEASIENLQDDLLMISDIDTFQRLQNFLKRREFKEADQETAKILMNIINKNSDTISPEDIEKYPLGPLRITDRLWQKYSNGKFGFSVQLQSYRDLGGSLNTLIAQDQDLMFQFFDRIGWRQKGEFIFHQDWQVDSSSPTGFLPLSWWITPYGLKIGNFILARLIKLGF
- the aroB gene encoding 3-dehydroquinate synthase, with translation MSVQIPVALPQNAYEIAIAHGGLAAAGSWLQQAGLKAGTKLLVVTNPAIGRRYGDRLVAALKEAGFIVNCLTLPAGERYKTPATVQRIYDKALELRLERRSALVALGGGVIGDMTGFAAATWLRGISFVQIPTSLLAMVDASIGGKTGVNHPRGKNLIGAFHQPKLVLIDPETLQTLPVREFRAGMAEVIKYGVIWDRDLFERLEASPRLDRPRSLPADLLTLILERSCRAKAEVVAKDEKESGLRAILNYGHTIGHAVESLTGYRVVNHGEAVAIGMVAAGRLAVALGLWNQEECDRQEAVIAKAGLPTRLPEGLDQAAIVDALQLDKKVQAGKVRFILPTTLGHVTITDQVPSQTLQEVLQAIA
- a CDS encoding pentapeptide repeat-containing protein, with protein sequence MANAEHLAFLRRGTAVWSRWRSQNPTIIPDLRQADLSFVDLVNVDLENADLTGAILVGADLRRAWLRGAILREADCSGANLLGADLLRADLCRSQLVGANLRRAMLNDSILAEANCRQACLQQADLVRAILYRTDFTAADLHEADLSHAFIYDVNFTGVDLSHTDRRWSRPGTDLAEHERWAWSRTHSTHSVFIE
- a CDS encoding MAPEG family protein gives rise to the protein MTTDLLCLLILALWTLPLNHIPAIGRASKAGLDWALSNRDRQPEVPEWVGRADRAQRNHLDNLAMIASVILIAQISGKADGTTAIASIVLLLARIAHSLTYLAGLGLPRSLSYLVSVAALLVIVWRLFA
- a CDS encoding carbohydrate ABC transporter permease encodes the protein MTALRDRLSPYLFLAPALTILGLTVFWPALQAFYFSFTRFDYNLTRSPQWVGLENFQRLINDAVFWKTLGNTFIYLIGVVPLLVFLPLGLAILVNRPLRGITLFRLAYYTPVIVSIVVAGIAWRWLYAETGLLNQLGQLVFGERFQPIPWLTSPALALFSVMAVTVWKGLGYYMVIYLAGLQGIPGELYEAAALDGSDGWRRHWDITLPLMRPYLVLVAVISAISATKVFEEVFIMTQGGPLNSSKTVVYYVYQQAFQKLEVSYACTVGLALFLVVLTLSLLRLRFGASDPVL
- a CDS encoding efflux RND transporter periplasmic adaptor subunit, producing the protein MKNSKSLLSQHSFPFLLGVVLALPIFSTSCRPVLEADAQTPSIATEIITLQTNLTKNSTEFVGSLEAAQIAEVRPEIQGRVERIIVSPGQSVDVGRSLLVLKADETLPQLQGSLAALDVAIGGRENALKALDIARAQRDTARSDLNLKIINTKRVQQLVADGALAQIYLDEVLAKQDAARNSLKAAEEQVAAAQVAITQADAKIREARAQAQSSGVSLGFKNVVAPIAGVVDDILVKVGDYVTTGQPVTRITQTDMFYLNIEVPAEKANQLKIGLAVELLDPSNGQQLATGSLVFISPTVKFNAQGILTKAQFQNVNSKLRDGQFVAARLIWGVQPGILVPTGAISRISGKSFVFVVDKKPNQKGQPVVRLQPVELGPIQGNQYQIKSGLKTGDRIAVTNVLRLRDGAVIQSHN